A single region of the Rhipicephalus microplus isolate Deutch F79 chromosome 10, USDA_Rmic, whole genome shotgun sequence genome encodes:
- the LOC119181280 gene encoding very long chain fatty acid elongase 7 — MYHLLGEIRDFYNKTLESGDSRVQEWLFMQSPWPTLTICLSYAYFVKVLGPSLMKNREPMQLRWVMVGYNFFMVAVSLAIFLLLGFYGWFGHYNWKCQPVDYTDSREAILMTHLSWWYYISKFVEFIDTIFFVLRKKFTHISTLHVIHHGMMPMSVWWGVKFTPGGHSTFFAFVNSFVHILMYFYYGLAAVGPHMSKYLWWKQHMTTIQMVQFIAIFVHSFQLLFRPDCNYPRGFMWWIGFHAIMFWFLFWDFYKNTYFAKRLKNAATGKGFSRSVSNGRAQGATPVDANGKANGKLNGEAKNGTNGFVKRTANGRQKNGSFLDGYCHINGLHDWENSEHDKKQE, encoded by the exons ATGTACCACTTGCTCGGCGAAATCCGGGATTTTTACAACAAAACCTTGGAGAGCGGAG ACTCAAGGGTGCAGGAATGGCTCTTCATGCAGAGCCCATGGCCGACACTGACGATCTGCCTGTCGTACGCCTACTTTGTCAAGGTGCTGGGCCCATCCCTCATGAAGAACCGGGAGCCCATGCAGTTGCGTTGGGTCATGGTGGGCTACAACTTCTTCATGGTTGCCGTCAGCCTGGCCATATTTCTTCTG CTTGGCTTCTACGGCTGGTTCGGGCACTACAACTGGAAGTGCCAGCCTGTGGACTACACAGACAGTAGGGAAGCAATATTG ATGACCCATCTTTCCTGGTGGTACTACATTTCAAAATTCGTCGAGTTCATCGACACA ATATTCTTCGTGCTACGAAAGAAGTTCACCCACATTTCAACGCTGCACGTCATCCACCATGGAATGATGCCCATGAGCGTGTGGTGGGGCGTCAAATTCACACCAG GTGGCCACAGCACTTTCTTTGCCTTTGTAAACAGCTTCGTGCACATCCTGATGTACTTCTACTACGGACTGGCAGCAGTGGGTCCCCACATGTCCAAGTACCTTTGGTGGAAGCAGCACATGACAACCATTCAGATG GTGCAGTTCATTGCCATCTTCGTGCACTCATTCCAACTCCTGTTCCGGCCCGACTGCAACTACCCTCGCGGCTTCATGTGGTGGATCGGCTTCCACGCCATCATGTTCTGGTTCCTCTTCTGGGACTTCTACAAGAACACTTACTTCGCCAAGAGGCTCAAGAACGCTGCCACTGGCAAGGGTTTCTCTCGAAGCGTCTCCAACGGTCGCGCCCAAGGTGCCACGCCCGTCGACGCCAACGGCAAGGCCAACGGGAAGCTCAATGGAGAGGCCAAGAACGGAACCAACGGCTTCGTCAAGCGCACGGCCAACGGCAGGCAAAAGAACGGCAGCTTCCTGGACGGCTATTGCCACATCAACGGCCTGCACGACTGGGAGAACAGCGAGCACGACAAGAAGCAGGAGTGA